The window GGGAGCGGACTTCAAGATCCTCGCCTCGCCCTGGACCGCTCCGCCTTGGATGAAGGACAATGGCGCCTATTTTGGCGGCAGCCTTTTACCGGAATATCGCGAGGTCTACGTGAACTATCTTTCCAAGTACCTCGATGCCTACGCGGCGGAAGGCGTGCCTATCTGGGGGCTCACTCCGGTCAACGAGCCGGAAGGCAACAACGCGAACTGGGAGAGCATGCATTTCAGCCCCGAGCAGATGCGCGATTTCATCGCGAACCACCTAGGGCCCGTTTTTCGTAGTGAGAATCGCGATACGAAGATTTTCGTTTTCGACCAGAATCGCGACCACATGGAGGAATGGGCCAAGGTGGTCTACGCGGACGATGCGGTCCGCTCCTTCGTGGATGGAATGGCGGTGCATTGGTACAGCAGCACGGTGGACGTGTGCGCGGAGGCCTTGGACGCGGTGCACCATGCCTATCCGGATATGCAGATCATGCACACCGAAGGCTGCATCGACGCTCTCGGCGATGACGAGCCGATGTGGAGCTGGCTGGAGGCGGATTGGTACTGGCGCGAGGAAGCGACCGATTGGGGCGTTTTTTGGGCCCCAGAAGAGCAGAAGGTTGACCATCCTCCCTATTCGCCCGTGTATCGATATGCTGGTGACATCATCGGCGGACTGAATCATTGGATGACTGGATGGATCGACTGGAACATGGTTTTGGATACGCGAGGCGGGCCGAATCACGTGAAGAACTTTTGCGGGGCCCCGGTGTTGATCGATCGCGAAAAGGGCGAGGCCTTCTACACGCCGCTCTATTATGTCATGTGCCACTTCAGCCGTTTCATCCGTCCTGATGCGGTGCGCATCGGCATTGAGGGAGCGGAGGGCGACATCGAAGGAACGGCGGTTCGCAACGTCGATGGCTCCATCGTGGCGGTGCTTCTGAATCGCGGGCTTGAGGAACAAGCCTATCGATTGGTGTGCGGCGATCGGGAGGTGACTTTGCTCATGCCGCCTCAGTCGCTGCAGACGGTGGCGCTGCGCTAGAGCGTTTCTCGTCCATGTAGGCGCGTTTGTAGTTGGGTTTCCTGAGCGGCGTGTCCGGACGGGCACGCCCTGCCTCTGCGTCTAGCCAAGCGAAAAGCGCGTTGGCTTCGAACCTTGGGCCGACGTCTTTGAAGGTGAGCTTGCAATCGCCTTCGGAGAAATCGGCCCACTTTATTTCAACGCGTCGACGCCAGCTTTGAGACGTCGCAGGCCTTCTTCCAATGTGGAGCGTGGACAGCCGAAGTTGAGGCGCACGTGTTTCTTGCTGTCGAAGAAGGCTCCGTCGCTCAGGCCGATGCCGTGGCTTTCGAAGTGTCCTACCGGGTCGCTCAGCTCGAGTCTGGAGACGTCCATCCAGCTCAGGTAGGTGGCTTCGTGCTGGTAGAGCCCGATGTCTGGTATCTCCCGTTTGACGAAGTCGTGTATGAAGTCGCGATTTCCCGCCAGGTAGCGCTGCAGCTGGTCTCTCCAGTCGCCCGCGTAGCGATAGGCCGCCTCGCAAGCGGTGTAGCCGAGATTGTTGACTTCCGCCACGATGCCGCGGGCGGCCATGGTGAAGCGCTGGCGTAGCTCCTTGTCGGGGATGATGGCGATGGAGCAGCCGAGCCCCGCCAGATTGTAGGTCTTGCTGGGAGCGATGAACGTGAAAATCCGCTCGGCGGCCTTCTCCGAAACGGTGGCCAAGGGGATGTGTTTCCGTCCGTCAAGCAGGAGCTCGCAGTGGATTTCGTCGGAGCAGCACAGCAGGTCGTGCCGCTCGCAGAATTCGACCACCTTCTCCAGCTCCTGGCGCTCGAACACCCGGGCGCAGGGATTGTGCGGATTGCAGAAGAAAAAGACCTTGGTATCCGGCGTGATGGCCGCTTCGAGGGCGTCCCAGTCGATGACGTAGCGGTCGCCATCCAGACCCATGGGAGCCTTGACCACAGCGCGTTTCTGGAACTTGGGAGCGAAGATGAAGGGCGGGTAGATCGGCGTGGTGGTGAGCACGCTTTCATTGGGCTGGCAAAAGGCTCGGCTGGCCACGTTGAGTCCAACCACCAGGCCCGGCAGCCAGACCAGCCATTCGGCTTCGACCTTCCAACCATACTCGCGCTCCAGCATCTCGATCACGGCCTCGGTGCAGCTGGGTTCCGGGCGGGCGTAGCCAAAGATGCCGTGGTCGATGCGCTCGTGCAGGGCGTCGAGCACGACCTCGGGAGCATGGAAGTCCATGTCGGCCACCCACATCGGGAGGATGTCCTTGCCCTCGTATTTCTGCCACTTCTGGCTGTCGGTCTCGGTACGGTCGTAGACGGTGTCGAAGATGGAAGCTTGTTCGCTCATGCTGACGGGCAGGGAGGCTTATGCGCTCTTTTTTGTAAATCTGAAAATGGCTTCGCCGCGTCCCGACCGCGACTGTGACGAAAAGCGGGAAAGCGAACGGGTCGAATGGGGGTTGAAGTGTGACACATTGACCCTCCTGGCGCGTTGTTTATTTCTCAAGTCGTTGGTTATGAGGAGGAAAGAAGGTTATGGAGAACTGGTATTCTTCGTGCACAAGAGTCGGCATCCAAAACCGGAAAAACGTAAACCCAATCATTTCGACCTAAAGGAGGAAAATACGAATGAACTATCTCAGCCCTTATGCTCACCGACTGAACAACGCCAGCCTGGCAAATGGTTTCGCTTCGTTCGACAAGCAGTTCGAAACGCTCTTCGCGGATCTGCCCAAGCTGTTCGACTTCAGCAAGGAGGAGTTGCTCGGAGCTACCAACCCCACCATCGCCACTCGCTGGTATGAAAACGACGACGCCTACATCGTGCGTCTCGACTTGCCGGGGGTGAAGCGGGGAGACATCGATCTCACCGTCGAGGACGGCCAGGTCGGAGTAGCGGCGAAACGCAAGTTTGCCGGAGCGGGCGAAGAAAACGAAAACGCCTTCGAGTACCGCAAGCAGCTCGATCTGCCTGAGCAGGTGAATGCCGAGAAGATCAGGGCGAGTTATGAGAACGGCGTGCTCAGCCTGACCTTGCCGAAAGCGGAAAAGGCCAAGCCTCGTCGCATCGACGTTTCGTTCAGCTGATCGAAGCGGGAGTTAATCTTAAACCAGGGAGGAAAGCAGCAATGACATTTCTAAATATCGTGAAGAAGAACAAGGCATCGAACGCTTCGCAGCGCGGAGCAGCTACGGCGGTTCGCTACGTCCGACCGCGTTATCGAATCCATGAAACGGATACGGGCTACCAAGCCCAGGTGGATCTGCCGGGAGTTTCCCGAAAGGGACTCGAGGTGAACGTGCAGGATGGGGCGCTGGAGATCGTGGCCAGTCGAGACTGGACGGCGCCCGAAACGTGGCGACAGCTCGGAGGTTCGAGCGAGCAGGGCCTTAGCTATCGGCTTCGGCTCGCGATCGGCGAAGAGATCGACAGCGAAGGCATCAAGGCCGAAGTCGCCAACGGGGTTCTGCATTTGGCGTTGCCTAAGTCGGAAGCTCAGCAGCCGCGAAGGATCGCCATCAACTAGGCGGACGGACCGTCGTCTTAGCCTCGGCAGGGGCTGTCTCCTGCGGCGATACCCATTTAGATGATAGGAGGAGGGCCGGCCCTGCGGAAGCGGGGCCGGTTTTTTCGACGCGTGCTTCTCAGATGTCATGGCGAGCGTCGCCCCGAGAGGAGGGGAGGGAATGGCGGCGTGTTTATGCGCTTGAGTTCGCAAAAAGAGGCAGTTGTCGTACGGGCAATGAACGCCACGCTCCTCCGGGTATTCCTTGCCCTCACCATGTTCGTTTGCCCCGCATTTTTTCTGCAGGCTCAAGTCCCGTCTGCGGAGGAAGCGACGCCAAGCGCCGAGGAGTCCGCGACCGCTGCAGAGGCAAGCGGCGAGCAGGGAGATTCGCCCCGAGCGAGCGAGAATGCGGCGTACGGTTTCTCCGAGCTGAGAAAGGAATCCCTCGACAAGCTCAGCGAGCTGACGGACCTCGATTTCGGCGGAAACTCCGGGCTGCGCCTGGCGATGTTCTTCGTACTGCTGCTCGCGACTTTCGTCATCCGAAAGATCGTGGTGGCGATCTACGTGAGCTGGTTTCACCGCGTTGCGGAACGCACGAGCTGGTCTTTCGACGACAAGCTTATCCCGGCGCTGACGGGACCGATTGGCTGGATGGTCTACGTGGTGGGCTTTTTCCTATCGATCTCGTCTCTGAGCCTTTCCACGGAGGTGGACCTGGTGATCCTGAGAATTTTCCAGGCGTCGACCATGACGGTGCTCTTCTGGGGCTTGCTGCGCGTGGTGGACGTCATGGCGGAGGTCATGGTGGACGTGGCGCGTGAGAGGGACATGGGAGTGTACCATTTCATCCCGCTGATCAAGAAGACGGCGCGCGTCTTCCTGATCGTGATCGCGGTGGTGCTGGTAGTGCAAAATCTCGGCTATTCGGTGGGCTCGTTGCTCGCGGGCATGGGTATCGGCGGCTTGGCCTTGGCCCTGGCGGCCCAGCAGTCGTTGGCCAACTTCTTCGGCTCGGTCTCCATCGTGGCGGATCGACCCTTCAAAGTGGGCGACTGGATTCAGGTCGGCTCGCGCGTCGATGGCGATGTGGAAGAGATCGGCTTGCGCTCCACCAAGGTCAGGACCTGGGCCAAGTCTCAGCTCACCATCCCCAACAAGGTCTTAGCCGACGAGATCATCGAAAACTGGAGCCGCATGCCGAAGCGTCGGGTGAAGCAGACCATCGGCGTCACCTACAGCACCTCGCCCGAGAACATGGAAGGTCTGGTGGAGGACATTCGCAAGCTGCTGCGCGAGGATGATGGCGTGAATCAGGATTTCATTCTGGTCAATTTCACCGACTTCGGAGACAGCGCCCTACAGATCCTGGTCTACTACTTCACCTCCACAACCGCGTGGCTGGAGCACATGGACATTCGCCAGCGCATCAATCTTAAGATCATGAAAGCGGTCCAAGGGCGCGGCTCCTCCATCGCGTTTCCCACCCGCACGGTTCATTTGGAAGGCGTGGGGCTGCAGAAGGAGGAGTCATGATGGCCATTATGGCGGCTGATGGCTGTCGGAATCCCGAATTGCGGGATGTTGGATAAGGGAAAACGCTAAATACTGAAGAATGCTTAACTTAGGCGCTGAGTAAAAATCTTAAAAAAAGCGCTAATTCCCATATTTTTTACACGTGAAGCGTGATATGGTTTGCGAAGATCCCTTATGCTGCTTTTGGTGGTAAGTATGCAGCGGGGATTGCCTATAGATCCTCGATAGCCCTGCGCTAAAATCCACTTTCTTTATGTTGTTTGGGAGAAGTCCGGCCTCTTCGGAGGCCGGGCTTTTATTTTGTCCTCCTGCTGCTTGGGCTTAGGATATGACGGTCGGGAGGATTGGGTCGCCCATGGCGGACGCCTCCTTGGAACGGCTAGCCAGGACGCAGTTAGCCCTGTCGGCGAATCGGCGCTTTCTACACGGCGGTGGCGACGAGCAAGCGATTGAGCTGCAAGCCGGTTTCGGCCCAGAGGCAGCGGAATCCAGCGTTGGCGAACGCGGTTTCGATTTCCATGGAGGTGAATAGGCCCAATCGGTGGGTTTCGTGCAGGTTCACGGTTCGCTCGGCAAGCTCCACCTCGTAGTCGATTTGCAGGACGGAGACTCGGCCGTCGGTTTCGCCCTGGCGCGAGCGAACGATCTGAGCTCCGCTGTCGGGATCGCGGGCGGCGGTCACGTCGATCTGCCCTTCGCGCCATTCCTCGGGGCTGATCCACGGCTCGCACACGACCCAGCCGCCAGCGTTCAAGTGCTTGCGGAAGCAATGGGCGGTGGCTTGCAGCCCCTCCAGCGTTTCCACGTACCCGATGGAGCTGAAAAGGCAGAGCAGGGCGTCGTAGCAGCGGTTGAGCTGGAAGTCGCGCATGTCCGCGAGCTCGAAGCGGGATCGCGGGAGCTTGGTTCTGGCGAGTCGGATGAACTCGGCTTCGATATCGATGCCATCGACATCGTAGGGCCTCAGCTTGACCAGCTGCAACGCGTGCTCCCCGGTGCCGCAGCCGACGTCGAGCAGGCGGGTGGGGCGAGGGACGCGTTTTCCCAGAAGGTAGTCGAGGCGCCGCGCCTCCGCCGCGTAGTCCTTTCGGTCGCGGTAGATGGCATCGTAGAAAGCGGCGCTTTTGTGAAACATTTGGGCAAGTCTATCCGTATGCGTTTTAAGCTCAATAGGTAAGGAAGCTTTCCTTGCTTAAGCGTCTGGACTTCGAAGGGGTCATGACCATAGTTGTGCCTCCGATTGCGGAGGGCTCTAGTCGTCCAAAGCGGAACCTTCTGAACTCCTCGCCGATCCAACCGATACAACATCAACCCAAGCTTTATGTTCAGGTCCCAATTTTTTCGTAACCGTCTGACCATCCATTTTTTAACCTTGTTCTTAACCGCTGTCTTCGCTGCCAATGCCACTAGAGGCGGGACGGTCGTCCCTTCCGAAGACTGGGAGGACGACTATGATCCCATCGCCAGCCCTGACGCCGTGGTGGGCGGAGAGGTTAAAATAGCTCTTGGACCCTATCCCAGTAGTTTCAACGCGATAACGAACTACACCTATCAGAGCATCACGGTGTTCAATCTCTTGTTCGATACCTTGATGGACAATGACCCCATTTCCTTGGAGTGGCGTCCGAAGATAGCCGACAAGATTGAAGTTTCGGACGACAAGTTAGAATTCACCGTGTATTTGAATCCCAATGCCCGCTGGAGTGACGGCGAGCCTATCACCTCAGCTGACTTCAAGTTTACCTTGGATACGATTATGGACCCAAACAATATCGTGGGACCGTGGAGAAATGCGTATCAGGAATTTGAAGACCCGGTGATCATTGACGATCATACATTCAGTATTCGAGCGACTGAATTGCACTGGAGAAATCTTAACGCGATCGCTGGGTTCGTTCTGTTGCCGAAGCATTACTTCCAAGGCAAAGACTTCAACAAGCAGAACTTTGAATTTCCGGTGGTTTCCGGTCGCTACGAGCTGGTTGAGATCAAGGAGGGGATTTCGATTCGGTTCGACCGCCGCGATGACTGGTGGCTTGAGGATCAAAAGCGCTATCAAGGAGTAAGCAATTTCCAATCGATCGAATATCGATTTTACCCAGATCGTGAACTTGTGTTCGAATCCTTCATGAAGGGCGAGGTTGACCTATTTACGCAGTTGACCGCTACCATCTGGTCAGAGAGAGCCAAGGGCGAACCGTTCGAGAAAAACTGGATTGTCAAGCAAGCGGTCTACAACAAGGAGCCCGTTCCTTACCAGGGGTTTGCTATCAATATGCGCCGCGCCCCATACGACGATAAGCGTGTGCGCCAGGCCCTATGCCATCTGCTTGATCGAGAGCGTATCAATGAAACCATGATGCATGGTCACTACTTCCTCTTGCAGTCTTACGCGACCGAGCTCTACGGGGAGGATAACCCGAATCCGAATCCCGCGTACGACTTCAACCCCGAAAAGGCTCGCAAGTTGCTCGCTGAAGCCGGCTGGAAAGTAGATCCATCAGATGGAAAGCTGAAAAAAGATGGCAAACCGTTTGTCATCAATTTTCTACTACGTGCGCCAGAATGGTCCAAGTATCTAGTCGTATACCAGGAAGCCCTGAAGGATGTCGGCATCGATATGGAGATAAAGATGACTGACTGGGCAGGATGGACAAAGGAGATGGATGAATTCAATTTCGAGATGACGCTCGAGGCGTGGGGCGTGCCTGTCTTTAGAGATCCCGAAGGGGCTTGGCATTCCAAGCAAGCTAACGAAAAGGGCGGCAACAACCATAGCGGTCTACAAAGTCCTGAGGTTGACGCCTTGATCGAAAAGCAAAAGAGCGTTTTTGATGTCAGCGAGCGAAATGACATCCTAAGGCAAATCGATGCCATCGTTTATGACGAGGTGCCTATGGTCCTTGCGTGGATGGTCGATTACAAACGGCTCTTTTACTGGAATAAGTTTGGAATGCCTGACACTGTTCTGGACAAGTATAACGATGAAGAAGCAGCTTATCACTATTGGTGGATCGATCCTGATCAGGAAGCGGATCTTGAAAATGCGATGGCGACTGGCGAAGCTTTGCCTCCGAGACCGAGTAAAGTCTACTTCGAAGAAATGTATCACGGCGAGTAGTCGTTTCGCGTACGCATGAGTGAGAGACTCGCCTACCTTGTTCGTCGCCTTCTATTGGTCATTCCGACCTTTATAGGGATAACGCTCGCATCCTTTCTTCTTTGTCAGTTCGTCCCTGGAGGACCTGTTGAGCAGGCTATGCTTAAGATGCGTGGTGATGGTTCAGCTTCAGGGGCTTTGGGCACGGAGCAGGTCACCGAAGCTCAGCGACAAGCGATCGTTGAGCACTTCGGTTTCGATAAGCCGATCTTAGTGCGCTACTGGGATTGGCTTGTGATAAACAAGATGGGTATGACGGTCGATTCGTATGTTTACAACAACAAGACTGTTGGCCAGTTGATCGTGGATCGGTTCCCTGTTTCGCTTACCTTTGGGATTGTCGGATTCCTGCTTACCTACGTTGTCTGCATACCATTGGGGATCGCGAAGGCATTGCGAAATGGGAGTGGATTCGACTTTGCTTCCAGTGTGTTGGTGTTTATTGGATACGCGATTCCCGCCTTTGCCTTTGGCATGTTGCTTAAGCTTTTCTTTTCTGGAATGTCTCCACATTTTTGGGACATATTCCCAGCAGGGGGATTTCGATCTGCGGATTGGGATAAGTTGACTTTGGTGCAAAAGATATGGGACCAAGCTCGGCACATGTTCCTCCCGGTACTTTGCTACATTATCGGGAACTTCGCTGTTTTGACCTTGCTGATGAAAAACTCGCTACTTGATCAAATTGGTCACGACTACGTCCGTACTGTTGTAGCTCGTGGTGGAAACATGCAGATGGCGGTTTGGAAGCATGCGTTGCGAAATTCGCTCATTCCCATTGCGACCGGTTTTGGCAGTGTTTTTTCCATCATGTTCGCGGGATCGGTGTTGATCGAACGTGTTTTCAATATTCCGGGAATTGGACTGTTGAGCTTGGATGCGATCGTTTCACGCGACTACATGGTGTTCATGGGGATCCTTGCTTTGACTTCGATCGTCGGTCTGGTTGGCCGGATTTTTTCAGACTTTTGCTACATGCTGATCGATCCGAGAATCTCATTCTCTAAAGACTAGCGGCGTATGTGGAAGCCCAAGCTTAACCCAATCACTCGGAAGCGCCTTCATCGCTTTCGCTCCCTAAAGAGAGCGTATCGATCATTCTGGATCTTGGTCGCTCTCTACGTTTGCAGCATGTTGGCGGACGTTCTATGCAACGATAGGCCGCTCTACGTAAAGTTCGAAGGTGAATCTTATTTCCCCATTTTCGCTTATTATCCCGATGACCTTTTCACAGGGAGCGGTTTGCAGACTCGACCGGATTACAAGCGAATCTCCGAATCGGAGGCTTTTGCCGCAGAGACCGGAAACTACATGGTCTTTCCTCCTGTTCCGTATGGACCGTTCGAAACCTTGGAGGCCTCTAGTATTGAAGCGGATGATACGGTTTGGATAGAGATTCGTCGAGATCAACGCGTTGCATCTGTGAACATTGATAGCGATTGGACGGTTGCGAGAGCTCAAGGCTTGGAGGTTCTGTTTGATGGAATTGATCGTAGGTCAGTCCGCTCTTCTCCGGTGGATGATTACTGGAAACTGTCATCGGGAATGAAGGAGGCCATTCTTGCTCGTCTAGCGAATGATAGGGATCTGGATACGTACTCCGAAAATGTGATGCTGAGCAATGGAATGGAAGCGGAAGCAAGCCTCTCGCCTTACAGCGTTCGTAGCCGAGAGCCTGATTCCATTCGTGTCACCATTCGTGAAAGTGTGAAGCGTTCAAAGCCTATCAGGTTGGCCTATCTTCAAGGTGACGTTTTACAACCGCCTCCATTCTGGACTGAATTGAGTTCGCAGGTTCGTGAGTTGATAGTCGACAAGGCGGATGAGCGAATGGAAAGAAGCGTATCTGAGTCTAGCTTCGAAATCGACGGACTTACTTACGTAGCAAAATTCGAAAAAGAGGACGTTCATTTTCCGTTTCGACCGACGAGCAATCACTGGTTTGGTTTGGATAGTTCGGGGCGCGACGTGCTCGTTCGTATTCTTTACGGATTACGCATCTCCTTGAATTTCGGTATCGCTCTCGTGATAACGACGATGGTGGTTGGTGTATTGGTCGGCGGACTACAGGGCTACTATGGGGGCAAGTTTGATCTGGTTGGCCAGCGCTTTATCGAGATATGGGAGGCGTTGCCTTTTCTCTACATTATGATTTTCATGGGGTCGATCTTCGGTCAAAGCTTCCTATTGTTGCTGGTCATCTACGGGGTATTCAACTGGATCGGGATTTCCTATTACATGCGTGGCGAGTTCCTGAAGTTGCGCAAACAACCCTTTGTAGAGGCGGCGCGTTGCCTGGGCTTGCCAGACGGGAAGATAATGTTGCGCCACATTCTGCCGAACGGACTTGTGCCGGTCATCACCTTTTTCCCTTTTTCATTGGTGGGGGCGATTTTCGCTTTGTCGGCCTTGGATTTTCTTGGGTTTGGCATGCCTCCGCCAACACCCAGCTGGGGCGAAATGCTTTCCCAAGCCCAGGAATTCAAGTATGCTTGGTGGCTGGTGCTGTATCCATCGCTCGCTCTATTCGTGGTGATTTTGTTGGGGGTTTTCGTTGGCGAAGGTATCAGAGCCGCGTTCGATCCGAGAGTGAATAGCAGATTTGAATCATGAGTGAATCGAAGGAAAAGCTGCTAGTCGTCGAAGACTTGAACATCGAATTTCGAACAGAGGATCAAATCGTTCGAGCGGTTGATGGTCTTTCGTTTCACGTGAACGAAGGAGAGATTCTCGGTATTGTTGGAGAATCAGGTAGTGGAAAATCGGTTACAGGAATGAGCTTGCTACGCTTGATCCCTGTTCCCATTGGGAGGATTGTATCTGGCAGAGCATTGTTTCGTGGACGTGATCTTCTAAGCCTGCCGATCAAGGAACTCAAATCGATCAGAGGCAAAGAGATCGGCATCATCTTCCAGGAGCCGATGACCGCGCTCTCTCCGCTCATGACCGTGGGCAAGCAGTTTGTCGAAACCTTGCAGCTTCATTTCGACTTGAGTCCGGAGGAGGCTTGGAAACGCTCGGTAGGCTGGCTTGAGAAGGTGGGCATTCCCGAGCCGGAGGAGCGCATGAACAGCTATCCGTTCCAGTTCTCCGGCGGCATGCGCCAGCGTGTGATGATCGCCATGACGTTGATGTTGGAGCCCTCGCTGATCATCGCCGACGAACCGACTACCGCTTTGGACGTGACTACGCAGCGGCAGATTTTCGAACTGATCCTGCGCGTGCGAAGCGAGAAGAGCGCCATCATCTTCATAACCCATGACATGGGCGTGATCTGGCAGCTTTGCGATCGAGTGATGGTGATGGAGAAGTCCCGCAAGGTGGAGGAGGGCGAGCTGCGCCAGATATTCGGCGCTCCTGTCGAACCATACACGAAAACCTTGCTACGAGCGGTGCCGCGTCTGAACGACGAACCGAGAAAGCGGCCCGTGGCGGTGCAAGACGAGCCGCTGCTTCAGGTGAGGGATCTGCGGACCTGGTTTCCGATCAAGAAAGGCATTTTCTCGCGAACCGTGGGTCATGTGAAGGCGGTCGACGAAGTGAGCTTCACGGTGAGACAGGGAGAGACCTTGGCGTTGGTAGGCGAAAGCGGCAGCGGCAAGAGCACCATCGGGCGTACCATCCTTGGCCTCGAAAAGGCTCAAGGCGGCTCAATCCTCTATCGCGGTCAGGAGCTGTTGGGGTTGAACCGAAAGGCGTTTCTTCCTCATCGGCGAAACCTTCAGGTCGTCTTCCAGGATCCGTTTAGCTCGCTCAATCCGCGTTTGACGGTGCTGGACATTTTGACCGAAGGACTCGAGCACCACGGATTGCTTCAAGGCGAGGCGAAGACTGACATCGCGGCTCGCCTGATGGAGGAGGTAGGTCTCAAGGCGGACCAGATCTTCCGTTACCCGCACGAGTTCAGCGGCGGACAGCGCCAGCGCATTTGCATTGCTCGGGCGATCTCGCTCAAGCCGGAGTTCGTCATTCTCGACGAAGCGGTCAGCGCTTTGGACGTCACCATCCAGGCCCAGGTGATCGATTTGCTGATGGAGTTGCAGGACCGTCTGAATCTGTCCTACCTTTTCATTTCTCATGACTTGAGTGTAGTGAAACGCATTTCCGATCGGACCATCGTGCTGCGAAAAGGAAAAATCGTCGAACAAGGCGAGACGCAGCAGGTCATCGGAGATCCGCAGCATGACTACACCCAACGCCTGCTTCAGGCAGTGCCCATACCCGGCGACGAGAGTTGCCGTCTGGTGATCTAAACATGCCTAAACCGCGACTTTTCGAATCCAAAAACCGTATCCGCCCATGAAATCACTTCTCGTCCTCGCCCTTTCTCTTTCGCTGAGCGTCTCGGCTTTCGCTGGCTACAAGCTGGTGCAGCCGCCGCTGCCGGACGATCCCATGCAGGTCCACATCTACCAGCTCGACAACGGGTTGACAGTGTACCTCACGGAGAATCACGAGACGCCGACCTTCCGTTCCGAGATCACGGTTCGCGCGGGATCCAAGGATGATCCCGCTGACGCCACTGGTTTGGCCCACTATCTGGAGCACCTGCTTTTCAAGGGGAACCACAAGCTCGGCACTTCCGACTGGGAGGCTGAGAAGGCCCACATCGACCGCATCGCTGAGCTCTACGAGCAGCATTTCAACGAAGAGGATCCGGAGAAGCGGGCGGAAATCTATCAGAAGATCAACGAGGAGTCCCAGCTCGCGTCTCAGTACGCCATACCCAGCGAGTTCGATACCTTGATCTCTTCCATGGGTGGCAGCGGCATAAACGCCTACACCGCTCCGGACCGTACCGTCTATCTGGAGGAGCTTCCCTCCAATCGGCTCGAGCAGTGGGCCATGCTGGAGTCGAACCGATTCCAGAACCCGGTCTTTCGACTGTTTCAGCCCGAGCTGGAAATCGTCTACGAGGAAAAGAACCGGGCCATGGACAACAAGGACGTGCTGTTGCGCGAAGCCTTGTTCGAGCAGCTCTACGGCGAGCACCCCTACGGATCGCAGACCGCCTTGGGCTCGATCGAGCATCTGAAGAAGCCGTCGCTTAAGAAGATCCACGAATTCTTCGACGCCTATTACGTGGCCAACAACATGGCGATCGGCCTATCAGGAGACTTCGAAATCGAAGAGGCCATCGAGATCGTGGACAAGTATTTCTCGTCGTGGAAATCTGGAGACGTTCCGGAGTTCGATCGTCCCATGCCGGCTCCTATCACGGAGAAGAAAAGCGTCTCCATCACCTACCCAGGAGAGGAGAACGTGATCATCGGATTCGATACCGCGCCCGTGAAAAGCGAAGACGAGGCGGCCCTGAAACTGGTCGACATGATTCTCGACAACGCCAGCGCCGGCTTGATCAACCTGAATCTGAACCAGCAGCAGCGCGTTGCGAGGGCAGGCTCGTTCCCGTACTTTAGAAACGATGCAGGGAGCCAGTTCCTCTATGGAGCGCCTAAGGAGGGTCAGACGCTCGAAGAGGTGGAAGCCTTGCTTCTCGAGCAGCTCGAGATCCTGAAGAAGGGCGAATTCGAAGATTGGATACTGCCCGCGATCGTGACCGATTTC of the Pelagicoccus sp. SDUM812003 genome contains:
- a CDS encoding glycoside hydrolase family 30 protein translates to MKRIPSNMTKCVVCGAALAATLTAEGASSAQAAEVEVYQSSRAGDQLARVEVPQAGIDASREIRLYPDRGYQTIVGIGGAFTESAADALSALSEEKRREVIEAYFSPRQGGYSLTRTHVGSCDFSLGSYTYAEVEGDEALEHFTIDPDRKLLLPLIKDSMAVPGADFKILASPWTAPPWMKDNGAYFGGSLLPEYREVYVNYLSKYLDAYAAEGVPIWGLTPVNEPEGNNANWESMHFSPEQMRDFIANHLGPVFRSENRDTKIFVFDQNRDHMEEWAKVVYADDAVRSFVDGMAVHWYSSTVDVCAEALDAVHHAYPDMQIMHTEGCIDALGDDEPMWSWLEADWYWREEATDWGVFWAPEEQKVDHPPYSPVYRYAGDIIGGLNHWMTGWIDWNMVLDTRGGPNHVKNFCGAPVLIDREKGEAFYTPLYYVMCHFSRFIRPDAVRIGIEGAEGDIEGTAVRNVDGSIVAVLLNRGLEEQAYRLVCGDREVTLLMPPQSLQTVALR
- a CDS encoding PatB family C-S lyase, with amino-acid sequence MSEQASIFDTVYDRTETDSQKWQKYEGKDILPMWVADMDFHAPEVVLDALHERIDHGIFGYARPEPSCTEAVIEMLEREYGWKVEAEWLVWLPGLVVGLNVASRAFCQPNESVLTTTPIYPPFIFAPKFQKRAVVKAPMGLDGDRYVIDWDALEAAITPDTKVFFFCNPHNPCARVFERQELEKVVEFCERHDLLCCSDEIHCELLLDGRKHIPLATVSEKAAERIFTFIAPSKTYNLAGLGCSIAIIPDKELRQRFTMAARGIVAEVNNLGYTACEAAYRYAGDWRDQLQRYLAGNRDFIHDFVKREIPDIGLYQHEATYLSWMDVSRLELSDPVGHFESHGIGLSDGAFFDSKKHVRLNFGCPRSTLEEGLRRLKAGVDALK
- a CDS encoding Hsp20/alpha crystallin family protein, with product MNYLSPYAHRLNNASLANGFASFDKQFETLFADLPKLFDFSKEELLGATNPTIATRWYENDDAYIVRLDLPGVKRGDIDLTVEDGQVGVAAKRKFAGAGEENENAFEYRKQLDLPEQVNAEKIRASYENGVLSLTLPKAEKAKPRRIDVSFS
- a CDS encoding Hsp20/alpha crystallin family protein, which encodes MTFLNIVKKNKASNASQRGAATAVRYVRPRYRIHETDTGYQAQVDLPGVSRKGLEVNVQDGALEIVASRDWTAPETWRQLGGSSEQGLSYRLRLAIGEEIDSEGIKAEVANGVLHLALPKSEAQQPRRIAIN
- a CDS encoding mechanosensitive ion channel family protein yields the protein MNATLLRVFLALTMFVCPAFFLQAQVPSAEEATPSAEESATAAEASGEQGDSPRASENAAYGFSELRKESLDKLSELTDLDFGGNSGLRLAMFFVLLLATFVIRKIVVAIYVSWFHRVAERTSWSFDDKLIPALTGPIGWMVYVVGFFLSISSLSLSTEVDLVILRIFQASTMTVLFWGLLRVVDVMAEVMVDVARERDMGVYHFIPLIKKTARVFLIVIAVVLVVQNLGYSVGSLLAGMGIGGLALALAAQQSLANFFGSVSIVADRPFKVGDWIQVGSRVDGDVEEIGLRSTKVRTWAKSQLTIPNKVLADEIIENWSRMPKRRVKQTIGVTYSTSPENMEGLVEDIRKLLREDDGVNQDFILVNFTDFGDSALQILVYYFTSTTAWLEHMDIRQRINLKIMKAVQGRGSSIAFPTRTVHLEGVGLQKEES
- a CDS encoding class I SAM-dependent methyltransferase, with the protein product MFHKSAAFYDAIYRDRKDYAAEARRLDYLLGKRVPRPTRLLDVGCGTGEHALQLVKLRPYDVDGIDIEAEFIRLARTKLPRSRFELADMRDFQLNRCYDALLCLFSSIGYVETLEGLQATAHCFRKHLNAGGWVVCEPWISPEEWREGQIDVTAARDPDSGAQIVRSRQGETDGRVSVLQIDYEVELAERTVNLHETHRLGLFTSMEIETAFANAGFRCLWAETGLQLNRLLVATAV